The DNA region CTAAATTAATTAAAAACTATTGCTGTTGTGATAGCTTCAAATAAATTAGAAACATGGCAATTAGGAAAGAAGGTGCTTTTATAGAAATTTTATTACCTAATGGAATGTTTTCATATGGTAGAATCTTAGCTAAAGCAAGTTTTGCATTTTATAATATTTATTCAGAAAATAAAATATTGGATTTAGAATTCATTAAAAACGCTGAGATTATTTTTATAAATTCCGTATATAAATATGCTATATCAAAAAATCGCTGGATAATTATTGGAATAATTGAACTTGAACCAAATTTAAGAGTATTGCCAATGGAGTTTATCCAAGATACATTTAATTATAATCAAATTGAACTCTACGATCCAAATACTGGAGAAATTAAACAGTCTCAAAAATCTGAATGTTTGGGGCTAGAACGTGCAGCAGTATGGGAACCCGAGCATATCGAAGATCGAATTATTGATTATTTTGAAGGACGTTTAAATGTTTGGTATGAATCCTTAAAAATTAAAGATTAAAAATATACAAATAATGCAAGGTGTAGTGAGAATTTATAATCTGTTTGTTAGCCTTTGCTTATTTGTTCCAAATTAATACAATAGTAATATAAGTACTATAGAATTATATTACTATTGTATTAATTTGAAACAGGAGTATGAATATATTTCATTTAAAAATC from Rhizosphaericola mali includes:
- a CDS encoding Imm26 family immunity protein, with the protein product MAIRKEGAFIEILLPNGMFSYGRILAKASFAFYNIYSENKILDLEFIKNAEIIFINSVYKYAISKNRWIIIGIIELEPNLRVLPMEFIQDTFNYNQIELYDPNTGEIKQSQKSECLGLERAAVWEPEHIEDRIIDYFEGRLNVWYESLKIKD